A stretch of the Cucurbita pepo subsp. pepo cultivar mu-cu-16 chromosome LG16, ASM280686v2, whole genome shotgun sequence genome encodes the following:
- the LOC111777248 gene encoding ethylene-responsive transcription factor ERF069-like gives MSAADRASLSGDRANCRRKPDASGDSAKLEQKLVRIIVTDADATDSSSEDELILGSRTGVRRQVREITINRYSVLDGSSAESPVSEISKKRNPRSRRSKSSCRKKFRGVRQRAWGRWAAEIRDPIRRKRIWLGTFDTAEEAAAVYDRAALELQGPNAITNFSSDAAVTTAADGGNKQEDGLDSPKTTAVWSPASVLHYDGVFTPIDEMLYCGEIDEFEFAMATASLPAARRQYGGEEDFGELELDLDYFLVDVIY, from the coding sequence ATGTCGGCGGCGGACAGGGCTTCTTTGTCGGGGGACAGAGCTAACTGCCGCCGGAAACCGGATGCTTCCGGGGACTCTGCAAAGCTGGAGCAAAAGCTTGTTAGGATCATCGTCACAGACGCCGACGCCACCGATTCGTCCAGTGAAGATGAATTGATTTTGGGATCAAGAACGGGAGTTAGAAGACAAGTAAGAGAGATCACAATTAATCGTTACTCTGTTCTTGATGGTTCTTCAGCAGAGTCCCCTGTTTCGGAGATTAGCAAGAAGCGGAATCCTAGATCACGTAGGTCCAAATCATCTTGCCGGAAGAAGTTCAGAGGAGTCAGACAGAGGGCTTGGGGCCGTTGGGCGGCGGAAATCCGAGATCCGATTCGCCGAAAGCGGATATGGCTTGGGACCTTTGATACGGCGGAAGAGGCGGCGGCGGTTTACGACCGAGCTGCTTTGGAACTCCAGGGCCCAAACGCCATAACGAACTTCTCCAGTGACGCAGCAGTTACAACGGCGGCCGACGGGGGTAACAAGCAGGAGGACGGCTTAGACTCGCCCAAGACGACGGCGGTTTGGTCGCCGGCGTCAGTACTCCATTACGACGGCGTGTTTACTCCGATAGATGAGATGCTTTATTGTGGAGAGATCGATGAGTTCGAATTTGCCATGGCGACGGCTAGCTTGCCGGCGGCGCGGAGGCAGTACGGCGGCGAAGAAGATTTCGGGGAGCTGGAGCTGGACTTGGACTATTTCTTGGTTGACGTCATTTACTAA